The nucleotide sequence ATGAAACTCCTAAAAAAGCTATAATTGAACTTAGCTGCCAAAGTGTTGGACCTGTAGTCACTGTTATTTGAGGACTATAATTTAGATAGCCTCCATAAACGTATGGGTTAGGATCGGCTTTTATTAAAAATTGCACCTGTTTACTAACACCATTAAGTCCAACTTGAGCTAATGGAATTCTAAATTCAACCGCATATCTATTATCAGATGCAGAATACGTACTTTCTATACTTGTCCCATTAAAACTGACATTTACAACGGGACTATAATACCAGCTATAGTTTGTAGTAACATCAAATTGAGGATATTGATGATTTGTAAAACCTTTTGTGGCATTTAACATAATTACTGAGAAGTGCCAATAGGATGAACTTGATGCATATGTTCTATCAACAAATAAATAAAGATAATCCTTTGATGAAACATATTTAACCTCTATATAGTTTACCCAATAAGTGGATGAGTCATACTCTGCATAAAACACACCAGGCATATTTCGCCAATCGTAGAAGCTGCCATCTAAAGTTATTCCTGTAGATTGATTACTAGCAGCAGCATACGCAGTAGAACAGGATGAACATATTATAATAACTGAAAAGAATATTATAAGCAGCCTTTTCTTCAAAATTCACACCACCAAATAAAAAATTATTACATTATTTATATACTCTAAGTAAAAGTAAACTTCTTTTTATGGTTTTTCCAACCTTCATTTTGCTTTCTCCACCCTTTAATTGATATTTTAAAACAAAAGGTACCTCTCCTATTTTAAAATTTTCCTTGCTTACCTTAACTATAAGCTCCATCATGCAAGCAAAACCTGTTTCCTTTACAATTCTCTTTCCATAAACTTTATGAAGCTTCTCAAGTACAGAAGTTTTATAAAGTCTGTAACCACAAGTATAATCTCTCACATTAGGTATACCAAGTCTTATGGTATAAAGTACTCTAGCACCAAAAGATAGGAACTTTCTAAATAGTGATAATCCTTCTACCTTAGCCCCCCTTCTATATCTAGATGCAATTACACAATCTAATTTTTCCTCTTGAAGTTTATCTAACATGGAAAAAATATATTTAGGCTCATGGGTCATATCACCATCCATTAAACACATATACCCTTTTTGCTTTTGGCTTAAAACATAATTTATACCAGTATTTAAACCTTCTCCAAGTCCTTTATTAACACCATGATCTATCACCACAACATTGTCATTGTGCTTACTAAAGGCCTCGGCAACAGCTAAAGTATTGTCAGTACTTCCATCATTAACAATGATAATTTCGAGCTTAATTCCTCTAGCTTCTAAATCCTTAAACTGAACATTCCACTCATTAATTAGTTTTCCTATGTTAGCTTCTTCATTATAACTAGGAAGAACTACATATAAATTCTCTTTACCCATTATTTATCCACCCCTTAATTCTGTAATATAAACTTAAATTTTTCTTAAGTCTTACATCCACAATTTCCCTTTCCTGTGAAAAGGTTTTTGTATTCCAGGAGGCATTTTTTTCAACAGCATTTATTATCCCTGCTACTCTGATGAAAAAAACCACAAACCTATATATAGGTAGAAGTAATATAATGTACCAGTGTTTATTGACATAATCCTTAATTTGCTTCTTTTCCTTCAAAAACAACTTTGCAATAAAAAAATAAATTGTAGATGTTATGACATAAACTATATATAAAATAAGATTTGCACCAACCACCAATGTCAAAGGATAGTCCAAGAAAACTAAATACATCATTGCAAATATCCATATGAATCTAGGAAAAACTAAAGAATGATCTTTAATAATTGTAACTTTCAAAACATTTATAAATCTCTTTGTATTCTTGTTTGCAATTTCATTAAAAAGGGCTGAAACCTCCATTTGACCTCTTTGCCATCTTTGTCTTTGTATATAGAGCTTGTCTAAGTCATCTATTGGATCAACATAGAAAAACGCTTCTTCACAAAGTGCTATTTTTCCATCTAGAAGCTCTCTTATTTGAGATGTCATATGAGTATCTTCTCCGAGAGTTTCATTATTATAAAGCTGTGTTTTCATTATAATCTCTCTTCTATAGCAGGAAAAAGCTCCCGCTAAAGTAAACATCATATTTACTTGTGATTGAAAGCCTCTTCCAATTAAAAATGCTTCTATATACTCAAAAAGTTCACAGCGTTGGATTAATCTTAAATTTTTCAATTTTGTTTCTTCAATAAGCTCCGGATCAGTTAGAACCACACCAGTCATTGCGCAAATATCAGGATTAGTTTCAAACTTCTCAACAACCTTTAAAATAGCCTCTTTATCAAGAACACCATCAGAATCTATATTTATAATGTACTTTCCATTTGCCATATAAATCCCCTTATTTAAAGCCTTTGCTTTCCCACTTGAAGAATCAAGCCACCACACCTTGAGTCTTGGATTTCTCTCTTGAAAGGAACAAAAAACATTGTACGCTTTATCTCTTTTGCCATTATTAATGAGCATCACTGATATTTTTTCAATTGGATAGGTTTGATTTATTACAGAATTAAGACAATTTTCCAAAGTGTTTTCTGAATTATATATAGGAATAAGTATTGTAATATCAGGCAAATATCCTATATCAAGTTTTTTCTTTCTAAAATAGCTTACGGTTATGAATATTGCACCGATTACTCCACCGATTATATCTACAATAAGAGGAATCACCAGCCAAATTCCCCAGAAAAGCAATTGTATAATAAGCTGCTGTTTCATCTAATTTCCCCCACATTCTGATATTTAAGTTGAGTAGATGTAAAAACATAAAAGTAGAGTATAATCATAAACGCAAAGAATAAAATTTTAGATAAAAGCGTATGTGCTATATAATAAGAGCTAACTCCAAAAGTTTTAGTTATTACTATAATGAACAAAACCCTAATTATATTTGATAAAAAAATGTATATATCGCCGAAAATTATATAAAATACTCTACGAAACCTTGTTCCAAATGGAAAAAATAATATAAGTGATGTAAATACAAGCATTTCTATTACGCCTGAACATTCGTAATCAATAAATATTGATATAGCACCGCCTTTAGTTTCTAATGAAATAATTGAATTTTCTATAAATACTTGAAAATACCCAGTTAAATGTCCTATAGTATATAAAACCGTTGAAACACATCTGTTAAGAGATACCTCTAAAGGATTCATAAAAAACACCATACTTATAGTGAATATACCAAGACTCCCTGTTATAAACTCAAAAAAATCCATTTTTAAATTTTTGAACAGCACTAAAATTGAAATCCATATTATTGTTACTATTATTAAGGAATCTAAGTTGCCCATTTACTCATCTCCCTCTTCTAACATATCCTTGTTTTTTAACTTTATATATATTGATAACGCTGTTGTTAATGCTATGATAATAATAGAAATCACTATTCCTACTCCCATATGAGGATAAATTATTTTCACCTCAACTGATGATGATTTTAAATGAATTAAATTGTTCTCAGAATTGTAATTTCCTTTAAGCTTCACAAAAGAATCCAATGCTGCTATTGGAACAATTTCCTTACTACTGCCCTTTACCTTTATGTTATTATCTTTAATTTGAATTTTTACATCCTTTACTACTCTTTTTGGCAATTCATAACTCTTCATATCAAGAGCTTGCTCTAAAACTTTCATCAACCCTTCATCCTTTGTCAAAAACACGAAATAAGGAATATTTAGTCCAATAAAGGTTAGATTCTTATTATCCTTGTTTCCTACATATTTGATTAATCTATGATCAACCACAACATAATCTTTTCTGTTATTGACCCCATTTAAAAAGTTTGCATTCCAGCTTGGATAATCACTTGGAAACTTGGCTGTATTAAGCTTATTTCCATTAAAATAAAGCTCATCAAATTTGTTTTTGATTACAATAGGCTGCCCCGTCACGTTTAGAAAACCCGAGTCTTCCATACCTGTTATATCAATCAATACCTTTACTCCACTTCTTGAAAGCTTTAAAAACAATTCTTCAGCCTTATCTCTATCTCTGTACTTAAATCCTGCTAAATATACCGCTTTCTTATTTTTTAATTCACCATAGGTATAATCATCAAAATAAGGTTTTGTTCCAACCTCAAATTCAGGAAATAAGTAAGTTATATTTGAGGCATAACTTCCAATTGCTATACCCTCATAATTTACCTCAGTTCCAAATGTGCCTTTAACTGGATACATATATATCATGGCATCATCATTCTCAGTATATTTAACATATCCAACTTTAGCTGCATACTTATCTAATTCCTTATACTGACTTTTCTTAGTAATAAGTCTTTTCCTTATCACCAAAGTATCTGCCCCTACCTCTAAAGCTCTGTCGAACATAAGCCCAAAATAGTGATTTTCAAGAGCCGTATTTAACGTAACAATATTATTTGCTGTAGTAGCTCCCTGCCATGCCCATCCATAAACCTGCTGCTTAACTCCATTAACCGAATTATAGGAGATGTAGTAGGTTGGAAAAGAGCCATACGTTGAATTATCTAAAACTCCAACTCTTTGCTTTGCAATAGAACACGCTATATCTATTGTTTTTGCAATATCCCCAGGGTACGGTCTGTTGTAGCCCAAAATATAAAAAGAAGCACTAGAATCCACAACAAGGCTTATAAGTATAATAATAAGGATACTTTTTCTAAGTTTTATCCATGTAATAAGACCTATAAATATCATCGCTATGGCAAAAGCAGTAAATCTTCTCATCCAAAAAAGCTGATTCATTGGCAGTTTCACTAAAAGAGGCAATGCACTTTTAGTAGTACCAACAAGTATAATTAAAGCTGCAACAAATGGCGCTATCTCATTTCTAGTTGCAAATAGTATTCCAAACAATATTACAATTCCAAAGGATAAACCAAAGTAATACATCTCAATATCCTTAAACCTCAATAATGGATCTAAGGAAACCGTCAAAGGATACGTTAAACTTTGCATTACGTCCGAAACAGCTCCCTTATCTATGGACATTATTCCTCCCTTTAAAGCAGGATAAAGCCAAAAACTTGAACAGAGCATTCCCAAAAGAGCATAAACTAAAGAAATAATGTTTTCATAATATCTTTTTTTTGATATTGCATAGGCTAGTCCTACTATAAAAAGTGCCATACCAACAATCGCAGAAATCATAGCATGTGTTAAAGTCAAAATGCTCATGAGCATAGCTAATCTTAAATAGTCCCTTATTTTCTTTCCCATCATGGACTTATAATAATAGAAGAAAACCATTGGTGATATTGATATAACCGTTACAAATGGTATATTTCCCTCTGAAAATAACACTCTTAGATTATCCGGTATAAAAAACCATAAGATAGCCAGTACAATAGCTATATTCTGTCTTCTAGTGTAATACCCCCAAAATAACCATCCCATGCCTCCAACCATAAATACAAGTTCAACAAAAACATCAAAAGTAGTTATCATATTATTAGTGAACATATTAATTACTGCTAAAATATAATATGGAAATGGAGCCCAATACCTATATGGCTGCACACCGTTATACCAATTTCTATCGTAGTTTAAAAAAAGCGTGCCCTTTTTTATACTGTCAAACAAAATATTGGCTTTATAAAGGTGCCCATACGTATCAGAACCCCATGGATACTGTCCGTTTCTATTTATAGCTACTAATGTAATTAAGGAAAAAATAAATAGAATAATAAGATTTCTAACAAAAATCAACTTATCCTTTTTTAAATTCCTATGAGGTATCTTATCTGGATTTGTAATCTTTTCATTTACTTTATCCATGTATTTCACCTCTATTATTCTTCGATTACATATGTTCTTGTAGGATTCTCACTAATCTCCATAGAAATAAATTTCATTTCCTTTTTACTAATAATATCTTTGATATATGGTATAAGTACTTTTCCTATACTTTCCATAGTGGGATTTATGTCTTTAAACTCCTCTTTTTCATTTAAAAAACTCCCCTCATAATTAGCCAAATATGCTTGAACTTCTTTTTCAACCTCTCCAAAACTTATGGTATAATCCTCTTTTGCTCCAACATTTATTAACAATTCCCAAGTATGCGGATGTATATTAGAAGCTCTTCCATCAATAATTGCTACATGCCTTGCATTAAGATAAAACTTAAACTTATAACCTGTTCTCATTTTTTTCCCCCTAACCTCTTCTACCAAAAACCCCTTGTCTAATAAAATAAGTAATAAAAAAAGGTGTTGCCATAGATAAGCATTTTGAAATTGTAAAATATATACCGAGCCGGTCATATGAAATCCAAAGCGTTAAATCTGATAAAAATATTCCGCTAATAAAAGTCATAACGTAAACAAAAAATGAACCCAGATTTCTGTCATTTTTAAATATATATTTAGAGCACAGAAAGTATTGCACTAAGAATCCAATGATTATGCCTGTATTGGAAGCTACCATATATGTCATTCCAGATAATCTATAAAGTAAATACGATATTATAAAATCTATAATGCTTACAAAACACGATACGAAAAAATACTTATAGATGTTTAAATTGAAAATTTTTGATACCAGTGTAACACCTCCTACACTAAAGGAATATGTTTCATATAATTGTATATAAACTCAATGTTGTATTATTCATGTCAAAAAAAGAATATTTTTGTCAAAGTAGTTATCGCCTCATATTCCATTTTCTTTATATTTATTTTCAATAAAAGGTGGTAATTTGTATAAACATAACTTATTTTGGTATTATATGTAGACAGCGTAAATATCAATTTAATAAATTTATAATTATATTTACTTTTTACTCATCATATTATTTCAACTATCTTAAAGAGCTACATTTAATTATTTAAATTCTACAAGCTATTAAGTTTTCTAAAAAACAAAACTGATAATATAGAAAATATTCTAAAGGTATCCTTAAAATAATCTTTTCACAAATACATTTTAGATAAAATAAAAGGTACTGCAAACTAATTTTATTAATCTACAGCACCTTTATAAATAATATACCTGTATAGAATTTTAGAAATATTTACTTTTCTATTTTAATCGACGGAAATTCCAAATCCTTATACTTGGCAAATTTCTCCTTGACAATTGATAAATTCTCCTCAGTATAGAACCCTCCTTGCGTATGTGCAATCTCTTTTCCATGGCAAGCTCTCCCATTAATATCTGTTCTATCACGACACAAACCGTTCTCAGCAATAACAAACTTCCACTTTCCATCCTCTGTTTTTTGCAAATCTCCACCTGCTCCACACACTTGACACTCTATAGGAAAATAAAGTCCGTCCCATTGAGGCTCTCCCAAAATAAGTGCATTGGAATGACAATTAGGACACCATCCCATTTTCTCATCACCTAACCATTTTCTGTCTTCAACCTTTGTATTTAAGGATTTCATTATATTTTCTCCGACTTGGTGAGCACGTTTAATTAAATTATTATTAAGTAAACATTGTTTTGGCGCAGGCACACGGGTTGCCAAGAGCATATCTACAATTTTAAAATCATTTGTAAAGCAAGTTGCCTGCATAGCCTCAAGCGCCATCGACTGCCAGGAACGTGTTGAACCTCCAACTGCAATTAATGCTCCAATTCTATCTCTATGCTCTACTTCACCTATTTCCTCTAGAAATGAAGATTCATAACTTAAATTTCTATGCATGAACTTTAAAAATGTAGCTGTTGGCATTAAATCATATGTAGGTGCTGAAAATATAACTGCATCTTGATTTAACATAATATCCATTATAGTCTTCTTATCGTCTCTTCCATCCAAGCTGCATCCTACATATTTTCCTTTAGTCATAGCGTGTGTACAGGCTGTACACCCTGTACACTCTAATATATTGTAATCTCTCAAGTTGATCATCATTGCTTCTGCACCTTGATTTTTACATGCTAAAAGAGCTTCTTTCAATAAAATTTCGGAATTTGAATCCTTTCTTCCAGCTGTAACACCCATTACTTTAAAACTCATAGTTAAAACTCCCTCTTTAAATAATTCGCTCATAATTTACCATAAAAAACATAATATTTATTAAAAATAACTCAATATTTTTCCAAGCTCTTCTTGTTTAAAATTTCCTCACTAAAACACTACTTTAAAATCTTTTCAAACTCAATTTCATGTTTTATAGGTATATCAAAGTTGCCTTTTATTGGAATCGAAGGCTTTAATTTTCTTGCACTATCAACGGAATTCAAGTAAAGTTTTGCCATATCAAAGCCTCTTTTTTGGTAAAATCTAAGTGCATTTATATTGTCATTTGTTGTAATTAACTTTATTTTATTTAATTCCAAACATGAGGCTATTTTCACCGCTCTATTCACAAGTGCAGTTCCAATACCCTCCTTTTCTCTTAAACTATCTAAGGACACTATCTCCATTTCATTTTTACAAAGCTTATAAGTAAGCAATCCCAATATATTTTTACCTTCATACATCACTAGTCCTGATAATTCAGACATATTCACCATTTTTCCTCTAACAACCATGTTTAAAGAAAACCAATGACACATTATAAACTTATTTATACTTTCTCTATTTTCATATGATATCTCTCTTATTTCCATGTACTATTCTCCTATAAAATAAATTCATTCGTATTCCATTATACAAATAAATATTTATCCACTTTTACCTTTAATGATAAAATTCTCATAACAAACTCTTTTTCATAATCACCGCAGGTAAAATCTTTTTTCCCCATTTTAACTTAGCATTTTTAAATTCCATAAATCCGTTTCTTC is from Clostridium acetobutylicum ATCC 824 and encodes:
- a CDS encoding glycosyltransferase family 2 protein; the encoded protein is MGKENLYVVLPSYNEEANIGKLINEWNVQFKDLEARGIKLEIIIVNDGSTDNTLAVAEAFSKHNDNVVVIDHGVNKGLGEGLNTGINYVLSQKQKGYMCLMDGDMTHEPKYIFSMLDKLQEEKLDCVIASRYRRGAKVEGLSLFRKFLSFGARVLYTIRLGIPNVRDYTCGYRLYKTSVLEKLHKVYGKRIVKETGFACMMELIVKVSKENFKIGEVPFVLKYQLKGGESKMKVGKTIKRSLLLLRVYK
- a CDS encoding TIGR03111 family XrtG-associated glycosyltransferase, with translation MKQQLIIQLLFWGIWLVIPLIVDIIGGVIGAIFITVSYFRKKKLDIGYLPDITILIPIYNSENTLENCLNSVINQTYPIEKISVMLINNGKRDKAYNVFCSFQERNPRLKVWWLDSSSGKAKALNKGIYMANGKYIINIDSDGVLDKEAILKVVEKFETNPDICAMTGVVLTDPELIEETKLKNLRLIQRCELFEYIEAFLIGRGFQSQVNMMFTLAGAFSCYRREIIMKTQLYNNETLGEDTHMTSQIRELLDGKIALCEEAFFYVDPIDDLDKLYIQRQRWQRGQMEVSALFNEIANKNTKRFINVLKVTIIKDHSLVFPRFIWIFAMMYLVFLDYPLTLVVGANLILYIVYVITSTIYFFIAKLFLKEKKQIKDYVNKHWYIILLLPIYRFVVFFIRVAGIINAVEKNASWNTKTFSQEREIVDVRLKKNLSLYYRIKGWINNG
- the xrtG gene encoding exosortase family protein XrtG, with amino-acid sequence MGNLDSLIIVTIIWISILVLFKNLKMDFFEFITGSLGIFTISMVFFMNPLEVSLNRCVSTVLYTIGHLTGYFQVFIENSIISLETKGGAISIFIDYECSGVIEMLVFTSLILFFPFGTRFRRVFYIIFGDIYIFLSNIIRVLFIIVITKTFGVSSYYIAHTLLSKILFFAFMIILYFYVFTSTQLKYQNVGEIR
- a CDS encoding 6-pyruvoyl-tetrahydropterin synthase-related protein, giving the protein MDKVNEKITNPDKIPHRNLKKDKLIFVRNLIILFIFSLITLVAINRNGQYPWGSDTYGHLYKANILFDSIKKGTLFLNYDRNWYNGVQPYRYWAPFPYYILAVINMFTNNMITTFDVFVELVFMVGGMGWLFWGYYTRRQNIAIVLAILWFFIPDNLRVLFSEGNIPFVTVISISPMVFFYYYKSMMGKKIRDYLRLAMLMSILTLTHAMISAIVGMALFIVGLAYAISKKRYYENIISLVYALLGMLCSSFWLYPALKGGIMSIDKGAVSDVMQSLTYPLTVSLDPLLRFKDIEMYYFGLSFGIVILFGILFATRNEIAPFVAALIILVGTTKSALPLLVKLPMNQLFWMRRFTAFAIAMIFIGLITWIKLRKSILIIILISLVVDSSASFYILGYNRPYPGDIAKTIDIACSIAKQRVGVLDNSTYGSFPTYYISYNSVNGVKQQVYGWAWQGATTANNIVTLNTALENHYFGLMFDRALEVGADTLVIRKRLITKKSQYKELDKYAAKVGYVKYTENDDAMIYMYPVKGTFGTEVNYEGIAIGSYASNITYLFPEFEVGTKPYFDDYTYGELKNKKAVYLAGFKYRDRDKAEELFLKLSRSGVKVLIDITGMEDSGFLNVTGQPIVIKNKFDELYFNGNKLNTAKFPSDYPSWNANFLNGVNNRKDYVVVDHRLIKYVGNKDNKNLTFIGLNIPYFVFLTKDEGLMKVLEQALDMKSYELPKRVVKDVKIQIKDNNIKVKGSSKEIVPIAALDSFVKLKGNYNSENNLIHLKSSSVEVKIIYPHMGVGIVISIIIIALTTALSIYIKLKNKDMLEEGDE
- a CDS encoding 6-carboxytetrahydropterin synthase; this translates as MRTGYKFKFYLNARHVAIIDGRASNIHPHTWELLINVGAKEDYTISFGEVEKEVQAYLANYEGSFLNEKEEFKDINPTMESIGKVLIPYIKDIISKKEMKFISMEISENPTRTYVIEE
- a CDS encoding GtrA family protein is translated as MQLYETYSFSVGGVTLVSKIFNLNIYKYFFVSCFVSIIDFIISYLLYRLSGMTYMVASNTGIIIGFLVQYFLCSKYIFKNDRNLGSFFVYVMTFISGIFLSDLTLWISYDRLGIYFTISKCLSMATPFFITYFIRQGVFGRRG
- a CDS encoding flavodoxin family protein, with the protein product MSFKVMGVTAGRKDSNSEILLKEALLACKNQGAEAMMINLRDYNILECTGCTACTHAMTKGKYVGCSLDGRDDKKTIMDIMLNQDAVIFSAPTYDLMPTATFLKFMHRNLSYESSFLEEIGEVEHRDRIGALIAVGGSTRSWQSMALEAMQATCFTNDFKIVDMLLATRVPAPKQCLLNNNLIKRAHQVGENIMKSLNTKVEDRKWLGDEKMGWCPNCHSNALILGEPQWDGLYFPIECQVCGAGGDLQKTEDGKWKFVIAENGLCRDRTDINGRACHGKEIAHTQGGFYTEENLSIVKEKFAKYKDLEFPSIKIEK
- a CDS encoding GNAT family N-acetyltransferase, with the translated sequence MEIREISYENRESINKFIMCHWFSLNMVVRGKMVNMSELSGLVMYEGKNILGLLTYKLCKNEMEIVSLDSLREKEGIGTALVNRAVKIASCLELNKIKLITTNDNINALRFYQKRGFDMAKLYLNSVDSARKLKPSIPIKGNFDIPIKHEIEFEKILK